The Ahaetulla prasina isolate Xishuangbanna chromosome 3, ASM2864084v1, whole genome shotgun sequence genome window below encodes:
- the CAVIN4 gene encoding caveolae-associated protein 4: MDHRAALEMDKIHPNRQSSITDDEEEQDAAFTIVRVLDKVATIVDSVQASQKRIEQRHREMEDAIKTIQIDILKLAQSHGNTGYTVNKLLEKTRKVSARVKEVRARVEKQNVNVQKVETKQEEMLRKNKFRVVIYQEDIQCPSSLTVVKDRTQGESTEDAFCPPDDLSSDEEYYIEESRTARFKKLGMRRINNIKKAFSRENLQKTRQNFGNKVDRLRTRIVTPERRERIRQSGERLRQTGVRFKKNIANVAPIKENLKKYRKTKEQPGAEGQQETQESGPETATESREAEPATEEISYTEVITKVKKDKGDGSKHLSQADEKVMIPPEKNLIKPEMKEDALLLDLKQPA, from the exons ATGGATCATCGTGCAGCCCTGGAAATGGATAAAATCCACCCAAATCGCCAGTCGAGCATCACGGATGATGAAGAAGAACAAGATGCTGCGTTTACCATTGTCAGAGTCCTGGACAAGGTAGCCACCATAGTAGACAGCGTGCAGGCCAGTCAAAAACGGATTGAGCAGCGCCACAGAGAAATGGAAGATGCCATCAAGACCATTCAGATTGACATTCTAAAGCTGGCTCAGTCCCATGGCAACACAGGATACACAGTTAACAAGCTGTTGGAGAAAACGCGCAAAGTTAGTGCTCGGGTCAAAGAAGTGAGAGCCCGAGTAGAGAAGCAGAATGTTAATGTGCAGAAGGTGGAGACCAAACAGGAAGAAATGCTGAGGAAAAACAAGTTTCGCGTTGTCATTTACCAG GAAGACATTCAGTGTCCATCTTCTCTGACCGTTGTCAAAGACCGGACACAAGGGGAAAGCACAGAAGATGCCTTCTGCCCACCTGATGATCTCTCTTCTGATGAGGAGTATTACATAGAAGAAAGCCGAACAGCCCGTTTTAAGAAATTGGGGATGAGGCGCATCAACAACATCAAAAAGGCATTTTCAAGAGAGAACCTTCAGAAAACAAGGCAGAATTTTGGCAATAAGGTGGATAGGCTTCGTACTCGAATAGTAACACCTGAGAGAAGGGAACGAATAAGGCAATCAGGAGAGAGGCTGAGACAGACTGGGGTACGGTTCAAGAAAAATATTGCCAATGTAGCACCAATTAAGGAGAATTTGAAAAAGTATAGAAAAACTAAAGAGCAACCAGGGGCTGAAGGCCAACAAGAAACCCAGGAATCTGGCCCTGAAACAGCAACAGAAAGTAGGGAAGCTGAACCAGCCACTGAAGAAATTTCCTACACTGAAGTGATAACGAAAGTGAAGAAGGACAAAGGGGATGGATCAAAACACCTTTCTCAGGCAGATGAAAAAGTAATGATTCCTCCTGAGAAGAACCTGATCAAACCAGAGATGAAAGAGGATGCCCTTCTATTGGATCTAAAGCAGCCAGCTTAA